Part of the Fusobacterium varium genome is shown below.
TAATAGCCATTTTTGCAACAGGGAAATTATGGTTTCCGCTTTTGTTTATATTTTCTCATAAATATATAGTAAATCTTACAAAAAATGACCCTAAATTTTTTACAGCCTTTGTGAGATATGCTCAATATAAAAAATATTATCATAGATAGGAGAGAATGAATGATAGAAAAAATAATTGATACAGTTTCTAAATTAATCAATCCTCCACAAAAACAAAGTTATTTTACACTTAATCCTGATAGCTTAGCAGACCTTCTTCCATGGGGATATTTTGCAGAAGGTACAGAATTTCCAGTAATGATAAATAAAGATGGAAGATTTCAGACAACCTTTAGTTTTAGAGGACATGACCTTGATAGTTCAACAGTACATGAACTTACAAGGGCAGCAGATATTTTAAATAATGCTTTAAAAAGACTTGGTAGTGATTGGTCTTTCCATGTAGACGCTATTAGAAAGAAGAGCAGGGATTATAGTACAAAAGAGGGGATAAAGAATATACCAGTTTATCTTTTAGAAGTTGAAAGAGAGGAATTTTTTAAAAGTGGATTTCACTATGAAAGTGAATACTATATAACTTTTTCTTGGTTAACTCCTACAGATCAACTTAAAAAAGCAGGGAATTTATTCTTTGAGAGGACTAATGAAATAGAAATAATAAATACTACAGAAGAAAACTTAAAATACTATAGGAATGAACTTATAAATATAGATGGTCTTTTATCCTCTATATTTAAAGAATTTAGAGTTTTAACAGAAGAAGAAACTTTAACATATTATCATTCTTTAGTATCTGATACAGATTTTATTGTAAAAGTACCTGAAGCAAAAATATTCCTGGATAATTACATTACAGATTGTGGAATGGTAACAGGAACAGAACCAAAATTAGGAACTAAGCATTTAAGAATGATATCTTTACTGGGTTTTCCTAGTGAAAGTGTGCCAGGAATATTAGATAGTTTAAATAAAACAAATATCGAATATAGATGGAATACAAGGTTCTTATGTTTAGATAAGCTTACAGGACAGAAGTTAATAACAGATAGACAG
Proteins encoded:
- the trbD gene encoding conjugal transfer protein TrbD, whose protein sequence is MEYRQPICQAFTQDILFAGGAKEPVGLNALAAVIAIFATGKLWFPLLFIFSHKYIVNLTKNDPKFFTAFVRYAQYKKYYHR